The genomic stretch CTCCATTGCCTTGTCAGAGTCCTTCATGGCCACGGAAGTGAACAAACAGTCAATCACGGCAAGCTGGGTTAAGCGTGAGGTCATGGCGCCGCTTCTGAGCCCGGTAGCCTCGTGGGCCGTGGTGCAGAGCACAGTATCAGAACCCATCGCAGCGGGTGAAGTGGGGAAATTCGTGATGCATACGGTGTGCGCACCGCATCCACGCGCAAGTTCAAGCACGTCGGTCGTCTCTCGCGTTCGGCCTGAGTAGGTTATGATCACCGCAACATCCTCCGGCGTAAGCAGAGCAGCCTGTGTCAGCTGAGCATGAGTGTCCTGGTAGCTGAATGCTGTCATCCCTATCCGCATGAACTTGAGCTGGGCATCTTGTGCTACCACACCCGAGGAGCCCACGCCGAAGAAGAACACCCGCTTGGCGCCGCGTATTGCCTCGGCCGCGCGGGCAACCTGGCTTGGGTCCAGCACTTTGGCGGTGTCTTCAACCGCCTGGATCGTTGCGGTGAATATCTTATCGCAAATGGTAGGGACATCGTCTCCGGGCTCTACTTGGCCGAAGGCGCCCTCCCTACTAGTAGCAAGTTCTCTAACCAACGCCAGTTTCAACTGGGAGAATCCAGTGAATCCAAGGCGTTGGCAACACTTCACTACAGTTGACTCGCCTACGCCTGCCGCCGTGGCCAGCTGCACCGAAGTCATCTCGGCGGCGGATTCCGGGTGTTCCAATATGAAGGTTGCCGCCCTCTGCTCAGCAGGCGCAAGAGAAGGGTACCGCCCGCGGACAATTGCAAGGCAGTAGTCTGCGTTCTTCGTGTTCTGCATTGCGTTTTCGTCTTCGTCCTCTATCATATGCCTAATGCCCCCTCTGAGTTTCCGAAGTCCATTCCCTATGAAGTCAAGCCGTTTCCATAATCGTGTATGCCTGGGATAGCAACGGGCAGCCTTCCCCTGGGCTTCGTCACGCCGAAAATGACCTCGGCGACTGCTTGCATTGTGCATTC from Clostridia bacterium encodes the following:
- a CDS encoding MurR/RpiR family transcriptional regulator, with protein sequence MIEDEDENAMQNTKNADYCLAIVRGRYPSLAPAEQRAATFILEHPESAAEMTSVQLATAAGVGESTVVKCCQRLGFTGFSQLKLALVRELATSREGAFGQVEPGDDVPTICDKIFTATIQAVEDTAKVLDPSQVARAAEAIRGAKRVFFFGVGSSGVVAQDAQLKFMRIGMTAFSYQDTHAQLTQAALLTPEDVAVIITYSGRTRETTDVLELARGCGAHTVCITNFPTSPAAMGSDTVLCTTAHEATGLRSGAMTSRLTQLAVIDCLFTSVAMKDSDKAMELLMKTVDALAARKA